The genomic window aagtttttgaaatattgattgctaaagatttagagaaaaatagAATTTGCAAATtgtcttaataattattaaaaattactacttaagttaatttaatatttattttttaattccattaaaaaaaatatgaaaattttcctttttccaAAAAGGTAGGTATTTTTCACCTCATAAAAAATAACCGCAGAAGATTTAAACGATACTAAAAATAAacagaattaaattaaaataaatgataatttgatatttaaaaattttaaaatttacaaaaatagatataaaataaaaactataattgaaacaaatatttaattttatttttattcttattaatattaattaaataataaattgacgTCATGAAAGgattattgcattttattatctaattattcatctttttaaaattcatttaatatggATATGAGTAGAGTgctaattaattgtaaaaatcacGATATTTTTGGGTTTTCTAGAGAGACATTTTCTGTTTTCTAGAGCTATTCATTTTAAAGACGTTTTCttagaattttctttaaatcgtgtatacaGAAATTCTAATTAATGTCCTTTGtaagcaggtaaatttttataccatgcatatatgtaatatgcaaggtatacaagtttagtcccaagtttgtaacgcttaaaaatattgatgctatgaacaaaattttggggtaggtgtttataaaatcacctaattagtccattttcggttgtctgttcgtctgatcgtctgtctgtcaacacgataactgaaaaacgaaaaaagatatcaagctgaaatttttacagcgtactcaagacgtaaaaactgaggtcgagttcgtaaatgagcaacataagtcaattaaGGTTTTCAGTAATATTATAATCCTAGGACAGTGTACATTTTGTGCAATTAATTTGGCAAAGTTATTGCTTTTTCAATTGTagcactttaaaaatttaaaatcggagGCTTAGGCCTCTTTTTTATACATACCATAGAGGTTCCTTAACTTCCATATTACCGAAACAAATCTATTTTGTCCAATTTTACCACctggcaataataaaattttatacctactattaataagtataattttgattaattaatcacACGGGTTTGTGGTCTTCatcgatttcaaattttgtaattatatgtGGAAACAAGAGATATAATAAGTAACTAACATAGTTAATTGTTTAAGCACCCTAAATTAACTATGTTAGTAACTTATTATATCTCTTTGTTTccacatataattaaaaaaaatttgaaaaggatGAAGACCACAAACGCGTgtgattaattaatcaaaattatacgaattgataaaaatatttgcggtttaataaatatttatattcaataattaaaaatttcaacaaaatttccGAAATAAACAAATTGCCAATTATTATTTCCCACGTTTTTGCTcacgtttattaaaaaaaaaagatgaactTTCATATTGccttattaaaattgttttgatacTTGAAcaagtaatttcaaaaatttagtatatgCTTATAGAACAGGCTCtctggatggggttgagtgtgcaaaatatgagtaccgcattttgtcaagcttatagattaatattgtgaatcttgccagaaaccctttttgttccaatttttgcatacctccacagaaacagttaaatgacttttttttttaatcaagtaaaagttactctagATTCTTTGGGTTATATAACGTCAAAAAGactctttgtaattttttcgtaaacttcttcgtttaCGAGATATTAACCGTTTATATAATGTTTGGGAAAACTCCaaaaaggatattttaaaagcttaaaaaatggggcaaatttaaatcatttgtaaatttattttgggaCATTTTCAGATTTTGCTACTATTGCGAATTTTCAATAaactgttattaaaataaataatataattagtaataccaaaactataaaattataagacTTAAATAAATGAGACGACAAACCttgattaaaaatgtatttaacctttaaaaataatgcaaattataataataataatatataaaacaattaattattatattaacaaaacatACAGGGCCGTAGATGAGCACGGGCTGGGGGTCAATGCAAATATTTTGCTTCGCTTCTAATTTCCGgagattttaagtttttatattcatttttcttttactgGGAGGTTgttggttcgaatccaggcaatGGAAATgtgatcaattattattaatagggCGTTAATGAGGCGTTATAAGAGCGAAGTAATCGACtacacccacatcataaaaatttaattgtgtatggatgtagtttaaaataaatttgataaagattttaaaaaaataatgacgtGGGTGTCTTCTGTTACAGATAGACATCTGAAAaatggaggttaaaccccattattattattatattcatttatttgaagCAAAATGTATATGTTCTTAAATTTCCCAGAgtaaaagcttttaatttttgttcctCATGAGAAGAATTTTCGCCATTACTATTGAAAACATGAACTTAAACGGTAGGATTTTTGAAGTTTATCTGAACGAAATACACACATAGTCATCATCACATCTGATGGCTTCAATGGCAAAGCCTTGGGTTCGATTCTCGCCcacttgtatatatatttatattaggtATTCATgctcaaatttaatatttaaaacaacaacaacaaaaaatctgTTTCCATTCCTCTCTGTAAATTCCTGGAATTATTAGTGCAATTATTGAATTGAGAAAAAGgtaataaaaatcgattaacttatagaaattatttaccTATCCACAAAGGATTATGTACACATTCAATTTGATTTAATGCGGAATGATTCAAAGAACTATTTTAGCAAATGACTTGAGTttgaacaaatttatatattttggtacggaataataaaataagaatttttgaaaatataatcgatcgtttatattcaataatcatttaataaaaagtactaaaaaaacaaattactacgataatattatgaatacatAAGTATTTGTACTTGAGAGAGTTGAGTCTTAAGACCTAGGCTTTACTCGTGCTAGTTGGGTGACActaggtattttttttaatcgagttcaaaaaaaaaagaaggttcTATCTTAGACTGCATGTAATTTTATGTATGTTCACCGATTTCTCCATCAATTGTAAAgcgatttggaaaaattttttgtttaaatgttaataCTATCCAGGCGACTTACATAATAGGTTTTGGTCCACTaggaataaatcggttggataagaGTTTCTAATGCGTCATCATGATATGTAGATGACTTAAGAcacaaagttattttttataaaaaataaggattattattatttttataattttagtaaaattaggcATTCAGTCACGTaacagcaaacaccaatcagaaagtATTACGTTTGAACAGTTATTCTTATTGAAGAACGATAGCTCGAGCCGGAAAATTGCTTAGAATAACCAACGCGATTTTACAGATTCTCAGAAATAAAGAATTTGAAACtaaagaactgaaaaaaagcGTAATTACTCACAgggaaattattgatttgagtcggtactttaaaattattttttacttttttgtacaaGTGTTTTTTAGGAGTCGGttccatttttttgtaaaaatttataatcaataaatacaatttattttcaatttacatttatttataataaacatttcattGTAACTTCGTGGTAGGTaatcaattatttacatattacattttattgagCGTCtacaatttacaaaacaatgttgggaaatacaacaaaaacaatCTGTTTGTCACCTTTTTTCGTACATTCCTCGAATTGCCAATAAATTAAAGCACTCTGTTTGTTCAGAACCTTCAATGAAAAGTTtcgttgtaaaatcgaaaaatctgtTTCTATTTctcaatcattttgaaaattttatgattttttaatttttcaaaattcgaaaaaaaaaaattatatatgaaatatatcaagatatactaagtttagtcccaagtttgtaaatcttaaaatattgatgatacgaacaaaattttggtataggtgtttataaaatcgatTTCCAATTGTTCTTtcatctgtctgtcaacacgataactcaaaaacgaaaagagatatcaagctgaaacttttatagcgtgcttattGCAAAAAATCCGTCTATTATCATCCAGACTCATTCTGGAACTTGTGTAGGTACTTCTTGTAAAAATCTGCAAGAACCCCCTTATTTAAAACTCAAATATACAGGATATTTGAACAATTATCTGTGTTAGcatatgtaatacataaaattgaatgaaatttttcttttttcagtgTATGATTCATCAGCAAAAGAAATCGATGGATATTTATCTGGATCACGTTATGAATTTGGtaattttgatgaatgtattGCAACAGAATATAGACCATCATTTACGCAAGATCAACATCCATTATTTATTGGAGATTTGTCTGAACCGCTATTTAAAGGACAATATTGTTTAGCTGATATTACACATAAATCAATTCAATCATTACCACAATCGATTACCACTAAACGTTCGTAtaaggtaagtttttttttttcgtttcttacGAAAACGCAAAGTTTCCATGTTTAGGAGAAGGTGGTCTAAAAATATgagagggtgtcttcatcttaaatgcgacacactgtataaacctttatttatgtaatttattaaaggAATAGATTATGATCGAATGTTTAAAGTCATAAAATGAATTGTTTctatttatacaatataaaGAAATGCATACCGATACGTGCAAGTGGCCATATTAATTAACACTTCAGTGTGTTATTGAAGAATCCATGATgcataaattaatcaataattactGAAGTAATTATGGAATAATGTGAATTATACTTGAGTATGAGTCGTATGATTGTTCCAAGGATAATGCCCTCTGATTTTATTTCCGttttatcaaaacataatttttttaaatgtcattcTTTTAGAAGTGGATTAAGAaagatcaactttttaattctttattttcaagttctttatttcttacAAGATTATTGAAGTTCTCCAGCTTGAGCTATCGTTGTTAAATAAGAACGTAGATACAGATACATTaatcaaaaaagtacttttttaaatcatccAAGCCTAGTTTTGAAgttaattttcacattttattagtttattgagaaagaaaatttattttgactagACAAATTTACATCAACTTCCAGATTTGTTCTATAATTAGCAACCATAAAACTTCAATTAAGTTACcaaaagcaataaaattatcttgtaTTGATAATTACTAactaataatcattattttttagcaattatattcatttttcttcatattcataaataattacaaaaattacttttgttaAGATAAGTAAGTCCACAGGTAATTAAACTTTGTTATACCCCATCGActtacatgaaatatatatcaaggtatacttaattTAGTCTCGaatttgtaacgcctaaaaatattgatacttgcATTTACAAATGACgccaaaacaaattattctaTCATAATATATTTCCTCAAATATTGGAAAAGAAACatgatttccaaaatttttacagcaattGTTATAATGTTTCTGTAATAGTGGTTGCATAACCCCAATCAAGTTAACTACAACAAATGAATCAGTTTTGTAAATCAACCATAATGAAATATTGTCCAGTAAAAGCTGAAGCTTTTagccaaaatattaaaacttccTAAAAGCTTCCAATGATTTTGAGCATAATTCACGCTCAGGCATGAAACGagcattattcaaattttattttataaactaaagtttctttttcttctaattttttttaggaacGTGCTCGACAAAATACAACAATCCATTGGGGAATTTGTATACCATCGTCGTGTTCATATCAAGATGTTGAAAAGTTCGTAGCCACCATGTTGGATATTAAAGATAGATTTAATGTCTCATTGAACGAAAATTTATGTtatgtagataaaaaaattaatcctaCAACTCTCGACATCACTTATGcgtaagttaatttatttttggcaatATTTACATATAAGGCCATTACAAAAGGAGGAGAGTGCAAGAAGAGGTACTCCCCCCCCCTCTGAAGTGTTATGATATCTTTTATCTTTTAGAATCTTAATTACTTCAAAatacaaatgtaaattaatcgaaaaaaacttatatgatttatttattttcagatgTATAATCTTAggatttttattaatcacaacATTGGCCACTGTTTTCCATGTATGCTGTTTGGAATCatcgaaaaatgataaaattgataatcTATCAATATTGGAAGAAGTAATTGTATCATTTTCCGTAATGAATAATTtacgtaaaatatttacatgtaaacaaacaaatccacacaatttaaatttcattggtGGAATACGAACCATTGCTATGTTATTAGTCATTTCTGGacattctttattatttacaatgtttGGACCAATCACAAATCAAGACTTTCGATCAGTGGTAAGTAATCGAACTTtgattactttattttaataaaataaatcaagtcTTTTTATCCACAactgccctggcgctcgtacatccttaattaccttttattcttttttttaggcTTTAAAACAGTATCGTTACGTAATATTCTCAAACAGTTTAGTACTCGTAGAGACCTTTTTATTAATGAGCGGTGTCCTTATGGCATTTATGCTCTTAATTGAATTGGATAAACGTAACGgacgtattaattttattttcatctatATTGGACGTTATATTCGATTGACGCCTGCTTTTATCATTGTTATTGGATTCTATTGTACATGGATGATTTATATGGGTGATGGACCATTATGGACAATGCGAATGTCGTTAGAACGGGAACGTTGTTTGCAATCATGGTGGGctgatatattatatatcaataaTTATGTGAATACGGATTATTTGGTAAGTCTATGATTGAAGATACTTTACGATAGGACCGTCTTTAACCTTTTGTAGGTCCTGGGCACAAACGGATCACAGGACCCCTTTTTTGAATAGCTTTATTTGATCGCCAATGCACTCCATTTTCTGTGTCTATAGTCACGTCATtaacaaaagaaatataaaataacatttgctTAATCGCCTCTTGATTCTAAGATTAGTGATGGGATGAAATATATCttgaaatatctcaaaaattaagtatcaaatccaaatttggtaaagagctttttcgttCGCCTTGATGAGCTTAATCTCGTAGTAGCATTTTCTAAGGTCAATTtaaaaacaccctgtatacaataCTGCCTAATTAAATTTGGTTTCttggtcaattgtttgttttcacttgttttttaaataaaatattttttcttttagtgtATGTTCCAATCCTGGTACTTAGCCGTGGATACACAATTATTCATAATTGCACCATTCATTATTTATCCATTATGGAAATGGAAGCAGTTTGGAAGAATTTTATTAGGGATCTCAATTGTCGTTACGCTATTAATACCATTCATCATACAATATGTTCAGGATTATGATCCCACATTAATGGAATTTGCAAGGTAAGcagaatactttttaaatattgttggaTTATAAGAGTTACCTCCAAAAGTATTTATCTCTGCCCTTGGAacgttttttttctatattggaaattttttgtttcagtgaACATCCCGATTTACAGTACAACTATTATTTTATGACCGCATACATCAAAACACATATGCGTGCATCGTCTTACTTTTTGGGGCTATTACTTGGATATCTTTTGTACGTGCTACAAAAATCGAAGTAAGTATTTTTTCTGTCATGACTGTCCACAATTTCATTCGATATTCctacaaaaaacgaaaataatgaGGGTGTCTGCATCAAAAAGTTATCCGGGTGAAAATGGCTACTGGATATCATACTTCGAAGCTATATCTTCGAAACTATTCGCCTAATCgttaaaatctaaataaattttgtcattttagattctcatttaataaatatatggtaATTTCTGGCTGGACAGTTGCAATATTGGCTGGAGTCTCATCACTATGTTCCAtaacatatttatatgaaacagAGGATCGAATTCATCCATTAGCTGGTGCCTTTTACAATGTTGGCCATAAAATTCTATGGAATATTGGTATTGGCTGGATAATTGTGGCTTGTATTACGAAAAATGGAggtaattttgtataataaaacataGACTTGAAGACACAAGATTTCTGAGTCATGTGATTCGGAATTTTTATGTCAGTGTTTTTCTAAGTCTATGGTTTGTTGTAGAATATCGaataactttaaaacaatttctaggtctctgttataaaataatatcatggTCCATATTCCAACCACTTGGCAAATTAACCTATTGTGCATATTTGGTTAATGGTTTGGTCATTATTTACGGCAGTGCAGTGACTAGAGAACAAATTCCTTTGAATGTTTATGAAGCGGTAAGAAAACATTTTGATATTTGGCAGTTCTATCGATTAACACGATTTAGGCGATTgcataatcttttttttttaaattacaggcTTGTCGATGCATTGCACATGTGATGGTTAGTTTTATCGGTGCGTTAATTCTATGCGTCTTATTTGAATCCCCTATTCATGGTGTGGAAAGAATTTTACTTCGATCAGGTATGTAAcgattcttctttttttatacagaatggACACAAAGCGGCAAAATCGGGAATTATCGGGGAATTTGATATACTGGGATTACCAATTCCTGATCTTTAACTATTCATTTAACTACTAGATAAGTACTTGtcgaaattttttctcaaaatatagaGATTTCAAATAAGATTTCGGACGATACctgaaaaaataatcaactaaaCGTCTAATGGAGCCGATTTTATCATCTCAAAatctctatcgtatcaaaaacAATAGAGGCTAACGCAAAATAACCCAAAGACGGTCGATGAACGTTGGCTGAGTCGTCGTGTGGTCATTTTGTATCGGTGCATAACAACTACACTGTGCGCTGTGTCCAtcattgtcagtttcaaacaatagatgctttgtcgaTAGCACACAagtatacaaattatacacaTAAAACGTAACGAGGATAGTTACCGTATATCCGTTTAATCTATAATTTTAGCCACATAAAAtgccaatttttcaaatataaataatcgtcgaaaaaatatttttaactaccaacttgtttacatattttctaGGACGAAGAAAAGAATCCAGTAATACAACAACAGAAACAAAAGTTGGTGATGCGTAAAATTCTACGAGCTACGTTCTACGCACGTGTAGAAAGAAACCAAGGCTGTATTACTTAGATTTATTTTAtgtgatataatatttatttattataaaaactatttttaaaaaattatctgaaatactaaaaaaaaagataaaaatgatcactTATTGTAGTTTTGTTGGCAATTAAACTAGATGGCAACAGTGTCAAACTAAGAGTGTTTCACATCGAACTTTTTAGATTTATTGAAGATTGGTGTGGTGTTTTTTTGAACGAGagatacaaaaatacaataggCTTtcgtcctaaatttgaaaaattggtttatacgttagattagtatctgatttacgcCAAACTATTcgcaatatatattttacattttcaaaaaccgattcaaatttacttcgaaaacaatgtagagtgttatggcgtcttgaatgacatcacgatttggcatataaacatttttgtgtatGCAAGTTGAAGCAGTTGTAATCAACTAACTTCCTTCATTCtcttaaaatgtaatattggCTGTGTTCCGATATACACTACGAGCACTGCTCAGTACTCTTACTGGAGAGAAAATTGTTCCGATATCGATTACCAGTGCACTCAGTGGTCTCAGTGCGTTTATCATAGCATGACGTAATactttctgattggtgtttgtTGTCACGTGACTGAATATGcctaatttaactaaaattattttataaaaataataataatccttattttttatgaaaaataattttgtgttttgttatctacatatcatgattaatcatttggaaattttatcgaaccgatttattcttagtggacaaaagcctattgaaaaaactattaacaTATCCCTAATtttatcactttgatattaattgcCAATTAGATATTAATGTATGGTGAATTTAGTCTTAGATATTTTgagatacaacaaaaaataCGGACGACATTTTAATAAAGTCGAAATAAGtatcattatttctatatttcaacaatttgaacttgttggcCAGACATCTATtaggtgaaataaaaaaatatcacttattttgaaataattaaatatgtcgTTCGTCTAAATCATTTATGAAAACTAGTCATTACAGAAAAACAtgttaattttaactattttttagtaaaattatgtaaacttttattattaatttttgg from Chrysoperla carnea chromosome 2, inChrCarn1.1, whole genome shotgun sequence includes these protein-coding regions:
- the LOC123292329 gene encoding nose resistant to fluoxetine protein 6-like is translated as MDTNLGAIVDTNETDESLLALFQQRTIEYDLVRYEKALNALEDGTCKEHLQFYIERLSEGTDWALKMYDSSAKEIDGYLSGSRYEFGNFDECIATEYRPSFTQDQHPLFIGDLSEPLFKGQYCLADITHKSIQSLPQSITTKRSYKERARQNTTIHWGICIPSSCSYQDVEKFVATMLDIKDRFNVSLNENLCYVDKKINPTTLDITYACIILGFLLITTLATVFHVCCLESSKNDKIDNLSILEEVIVSFSVMNNLRKIFTCKQTNPHNLNFIGGIRTIAMLLVISGHSLLFTMFGPITNQDFRSVALKQYRYVIFSNSLVLVETFLLMSGVLMAFMLLIELDKRNGRINFIFIYIGRYIRLTPAFIIVIGFYCTWMIYMGDGPLWTMRMSLERERCLQSWWADILYINNYVNTDYLCMFQSWYLAVDTQLFIIAPFIIYPLWKWKQFGRILLGISIVVTLLIPFIIQYVQDYDPTLMEFASEHPDLQYNYYFMTAYIKTHMRASSYFLGLLLGYLLYVLQKSKFSFNKYMVISGWTVAILAGVSSLCSITYLYETEDRIHPLAGAFYNVGHKILWNIGIGWIIVACITKNGGLCYKIISWSIFQPLGKLTYCAYLVNGLVIIYGSAVTREQIPLNVYEAACRCIAHVMVSFIGALILCVLFESPIHGVERILLRSGRRKESSNTTTETKVGDA